The following proteins are encoded in a genomic region of Methanofollis fontis:
- a CDS encoding DNA-directed RNA polymerase subunit D yields MQIESARIEDGIARFVLSGATPAFANALRRAMIGEVPTLAIEDVKIYDNSSTLFDEILAHRLGLIPIKTDLSRFRQQDECSCEGVGCPLCLVTFTMSVEGPRTVYSGDLISDDPETRPVQDDIPIARLFEGQKVVLEARAVVNVGSTHAKWQPTTACGYKTYPVIEIAEKCDGCGMCIDECPRGVLELQGRTARVVEGKIEECSLCRLCEKACLTTGIGEEPAISVRSDTSRFIFVVESDGSLPVQTIIQKGLEYIRKQSTDLADTLNEIAGVN; encoded by the coding sequence ATGCAGATCGAATCCGCCAGAATTGAGGACGGCATCGCACGCTTCGTGCTCTCGGGTGCCACTCCAGCGTTCGCCAATGCCCTGCGCCGAGCCATGATCGGTGAGGTGCCGACGCTTGCCATCGAAGACGTCAAGATCTACGACAATTCCAGCACACTCTTCGATGAGATTCTGGCACACAGGCTCGGACTCATCCCAATAAAGACCGATCTTTCCAGATTCAGACAACAGGACGAATGCTCGTGCGAGGGGGTGGGTTGCCCCCTCTGCCTTGTGACCTTCACGATGAGCGTCGAAGGGCCCAGGACCGTGTACTCCGGGGATCTCATCTCCGACGACCCGGAAACCAGACCGGTTCAGGACGACATACCCATCGCCAGGCTGTTTGAGGGGCAGAAGGTAGTGCTCGAGGCGCGGGCGGTCGTGAACGTCGGCAGCACACATGCAAAGTGGCAGCCGACCACCGCCTGCGGTTACAAGACCTACCCCGTCATCGAAATCGCCGAGAAGTGCGACGGCTGCGGCATGTGCATCGACGAATGCCCCCGAGGCGTGCTCGAACTGCAGGGCCGAACAGCCCGCGTGGTCGAGGGCAAGATCGAGGAGTGTTCGCTCTGCAGACTCTGCGAAAAGGCATGTCTGACTACCGGAATCGGAGAAGAACCCGCAATATCCGTCCGTTCAGACACCTCACGGTTCATCTTTGTTGTGGAAAGCGACGGTTCGCTGCCTGTTCAGACGATCATACAGAAAGGACTCGAATATATCAGGAAACAATCGACGGATCTGGCCGATACGTTGAATGAGATAGCCGGAGTGAATTAG
- a CDS encoding deoxyhypusine synthase, which yields MQMKPRRSVSPTNDVSSLLAEMSTSGFQGKKLGESVAIWEEMIRDPECTIILGLSGAMVPAGMQECLIELVRRRYVDVIVSTGANIFHDIAEHLGIRHFLGHHVADDAALYREGIDRIYDVFAYEEQFRSVDWQVADFAAEIAPFNASSARFVERLAGLITCLAPEGRSITAAAAEAGVPIFVPALCDSSIGIALTVARRRGVDIGIDQIADADELTAIVEASGRTGVVYVGGGVPKNFIQQTQVIASMHNLELGGHAYAIQYTTDAPHWGGLSGCTFEEAISWGKESPETRQVQCFCDATIALPIVTSALVGRSPVRNRG from the coding sequence ATGCAGATGAAACCGCGCCGATCGGTCAGTCCGACAAACGATGTATCTTCACTCCTTGCCGAAATGAGCACCAGCGGGTTTCAGGGCAAAAAACTCGGAGAGTCGGTCGCCATCTGGGAGGAGATGATCCGGGACCCGGAGTGCACGATCATCCTGGGCCTCTCCGGGGCGATGGTGCCGGCCGGCATGCAGGAATGCCTCATCGAACTTGTCAGGCGGAGATATGTGGATGTGATCGTCTCCACCGGGGCGAACATCTTCCATGACATCGCCGAACACCTTGGCATCCGCCACTTCCTGGGCCACCATGTCGCCGATGACGCCGCCCTCTACAGGGAGGGGATCGACCGGATATATGATGTGTTTGCATACGAAGAGCAATTTCGGAGCGTTGACTGGCAGGTCGCCGATTTTGCCGCTGAAATAGCCCCATTCAATGCCTCTTCCGCCCGATTCGTGGAGCGCCTGGCCGGACTGATCACCTGCCTCGCACCCGAAGGTCGGTCGATCACCGCCGCCGCCGCAGAGGCGGGCGTGCCGATCTTCGTTCCGGCCCTCTGCGATTCCTCGATCGGGATCGCCCTCACGGTCGCACGGCGGCGGGGCGTTGATATCGGTATCGACCAGATCGCCGACGCCGACGAACTCACTGCCATCGTCGAGGCATCAGGACGGACCGGCGTGGTCTATGTCGGCGGCGGCGTGCCGAAGAACTTCATCCAGCAGACGCAGGTGATCGCCTCGATGCACAACCTGGAGCTGGGCGGTCATGCCTATGCCATCCAGTACACTACCGACGCCCCGCACTGGGGGGGACTCTCGGGCTGCACCTTCGAGGAGGCGATCTCATGGGGGAAGGAATCCCCGGAGACCAGGCAGGTGCAGTGTTTCTGCGATGCCACCATCGCCCTCCCCATCGTCACCTCGGCCCTGGTCGGTCGTTCCCCGGTCCGCAACCGGGGCTGA
- a CDS encoding CBS domain-containing protein, translated as MHKNNQSVKQGDKLLKMPGKLDRGPIEFRSHIAESEGEIMGIATRDVISVPPTMTILSAVETMTEYGFRRLPITDAGTRRLRGIVTARDSIDFLGGGDRFNLVRVKHNGNLLSAINESVREIMTQRVTTIPHTASIAEVTRMIVDKKIGGLPIVDDEEALAGIVTERDVMKALATEETDVIVEEIMSTSLRVAGPDTPIGTVTSRMITHGFRRLPLVSDDVLYGIVSASDIMKYLGSGEVFRRLSTGDVAEVMALPVRTLVSGDLFTTVPGANINDAALKMLQKKVGALPVIEDGRLIGLITEFDLVKAFSEE; from the coding sequence ATGCATAAGAACAACCAGAGTGTGAAACAGGGGGACAAACTCCTGAAAATGCCCGGCAAACTTGACAGGGGCCCGATTGAGTTCAGATCACATATCGCCGAGTCCGAAGGTGAGATCATGGGGATCGCCACACGGGACGTGATATCGGTCCCGCCGACGATGACCATCCTCAGCGCCGTCGAGACGATGACCGAGTACGGGTTCCGGAGGCTTCCGATCACCGATGCCGGTACAAGGAGGCTCCGGGGCATCGTCACGGCCCGCGACTCAATCGACTTCCTGGGCGGCGGCGACCGGTTCAATCTGGTCAGAGTCAAACACAATGGCAACCTCCTTTCGGCGATCAACGAGAGTGTGCGGGAGATCATGACCCAGCGGGTCACTACCATCCCGCACACCGCCTCGATCGCCGAGGTGACCCGGATGATCGTGGACAAAAAGATCGGGGGACTGCCGATCGTGGACGATGAGGAGGCGCTCGCCGGCATCGTCACCGAACGCGACGTCATGAAGGCGCTCGCCACCGAGGAGACCGACGTGATCGTCGAGGAGATCATGAGCACCTCGCTCCGTGTCGCCGGTCCTGACACCCCGATCGGCACGGTGACCAGCAGGATGATCACCCATGGCTTCAGGCGTCTCCCGCTCGTCTCAGACGATGTCCTCTACGGCATCGTCTCTGCATCCGACATCATGAAATATCTCGGGAGCGGAGAGGTCTTCAGACGCCTCTCGACCGGCGACGTCGCAGAAGTGATGGCGCTGCCGGTACGCACCCTTGTTTCGGGCGACCTGTTCACCACGGTTCCTGGTGCAAACATCAATGATGCGGCACTGAAGATGCTGCAGAAGAAGGTCGGTGCCCTTCCGGTTATCGAGGACGGGCGGTTGATCGGCCTGATAACCGAATTTGATCTTGTTAAAGCGTTTTCAGAGGAGTGA
- a CDS encoding DNA-directed RNA polymerase subunit K, which translates to MTNPYTRYEKARIIGARALQISMGAPVLIQTVNVDPLNIALEEFADDRTPITVKKKV; encoded by the coding sequence ATGACGAACCCATATACTCGCTATGAGAAAGCCCGGATCATCGGAGCGCGTGCGCTCCAGATCTCGATGGGTGCTCCCGTGCTGATCCAGACAGTCAATGTTGATCCCCTCAATATTGCACTCGAGGAGTTTGCGGACGATCGGACTCCCATCACCGTGAAGAAGAAAGTGTGA
- a CDS encoding 30S ribosomal protein S11, whose amino-acid sequence MAAEKEKWGVAHIFASFNNTIITVTDLSGAETITKSSGGMVVKQDRNESSPYAAMQMAINVAQAAKEKGIVGLHVKVRAPGQGKQRSPGPGAQAAIRALARAGMRIGKIEDVTPVPHDSIRQKGGRRGRRV is encoded by the coding sequence ATGGCAGCAGAGAAGGAAAAGTGGGGCGTCGCACACATCTTCGCCTCCTTCAACAATACGATCATCACCGTCACCGACCTTTCGGGGGCGGAGACGATCACCAAGAGCAGCGGTGGCATGGTGGTCAAGCAGGACCGCAATGAGAGTTCGCCGTACGCCGCCATGCAGATGGCAATCAACGTCGCCCAGGCCGCAAAGGAGAAGGGCATCGTCGGGCTTCATGTGAAGGTGCGCGCACCCGGACAGGGCAAGCAGCGCAGCCCCGGGCCCGGCGCCCAGGCAGCCATTCGCGCCCTTGCCCGTGCCGGCATGCGCATCGGCAAGATTGAGGACGTCACACCCGTCCCCCACGACTCGATTCGCCAGAAGGGCGGGAGACGCGGAAGGAGAGTCTGA
- a CDS encoding Era-like GTP-binding protein: MSFLVRAKQKVSKFLKSFFSKKRSRIGIYGPPNAGKTTLANRIVRDWTGDAVGPVSEIPHETRRARRKEDITITGTNGSSVVIDIVDTPGVTTKIDYNEFLEYGLEKDEAVKRAREATEGVAEAMHWLRDDIDGVIYMLDSTLDPFLQVNIMMIGIIESRKLPVVIVANKIDLPDAAPQRIRSAFPQHPVISISGMEGDNVEELYEKMTEMFG; the protein is encoded by the coding sequence ATGAGTTTTCTTGTTCGGGCAAAGCAAAAGGTATCAAAATTTCTCAAGTCGTTTTTCAGCAAAAAACGCTCCAGAATCGGTATTTACGGTCCTCCCAATGCCGGTAAGACCACCCTTGCCAATAGGATCGTGCGGGACTGGACCGGCGATGCAGTGGGGCCGGTTTCAGAGATCCCGCACGAAACCCGGCGGGCACGGCGGAAGGAGGATATCACCATCACGGGCACGAACGGCAGTTCGGTGGTGATTGATATCGTGGATACGCCGGGCGTGACCACGAAGATCGACTACAATGAGTTCCTGGAATATGGTCTTGAGAAGGACGAGGCGGTCAAGAGGGCCAGGGAAGCAACCGAGGGCGTTGCCGAGGCGATGCACTGGCTCAGGGACGACATCGATGGTGTGATCTACATGCTGGACTCCACGCTGGACCCCTTCCTGCAGGTGAACATCATGATGATCGGGATCATCGAGAGCCGAAAACTCCCGGTGGTCATTGTCGCCAACAAGATTGATCTCCCTGATGCCGCTCCCCAGCGGATCAGGAGTGCTTTCCCCCAGCACCCGGTGATCTCGATCTCCGGGATGGAGGGCGACAATGTTGAGGAGCTCTACGAGAAGATGACCGAGATGTTCGGGTGA
- a CDS encoding 30S ribosomal protein S9 has translation MAKVINTSGKRKTAIARATLKEGKGRIRINSVPLEIYGSELSRMKISEPLILVPNGIEGVDVSIEVNGGGFMGQAEAIRTALARGILKWHNDPRIKDTFITYDRTLLVNDSRQKEAKKPHGRGARKKFQKSYR, from the coding sequence ATGGCAAAGGTCATTAACACAAGTGGAAAGAGGAAGACTGCAATCGCACGGGCCACCCTGAAGGAAGGAAAGGGCCGGATCCGCATCAACTCCGTACCCCTTGAGATCTACGGGTCAGAACTGTCCCGTATGAAGATCTCCGAGCCCCTGATCCTGGTCCCGAACGGGATCGAGGGCGTCGATGTCTCGATCGAGGTGAACGGCGGCGGCTTTATGGGCCAGGCCGAGGCGATCAGGACCGCCCTCGCACGGGGCATCCTGAAGTGGCACAACGACCCCAGGATCAAGGACACCTTCATCACCTACGACCGCACGCTTCTGGTCAACGATTCCCGTCAGAAGGAAGCGAAGAAGCCACACGGCCGTGGTGCACGTAAGAAGTTCCAAAAGTCTTATCGTTAA
- a CDS encoding CBS domain-containing protein, whose protein sequence is MSNTRDTMYVETRVPLKEVMRVNPTTIEAEATVAKAAAMMCRDEVGSCIVLSGNVPIGIVTEQDMNCKVVAQDLRPSEVRVKDIMSTPLITIDADMTVGEAAHMMISHRVRRLPVVDNGKVTGIVTVRDLLGVANELNEIMSDLIVINREESYTMGVCDRCGKMSDELVSLDSIMLCKECREEEHLR, encoded by the coding sequence ATGTCCAACACGAGAGACACAATGTACGTAGAAACCAGGGTTCCGCTGAAGGAAGTGATGAGGGTCAACCCTACCACCATCGAGGCAGAGGCAACAGTCGCAAAAGCCGCGGCCATGATGTGCCGTGATGAGGTTGGGAGCTGCATCGTCCTGTCAGGGAACGTCCCGATCGGCATCGTCACCGAACAGGATATGAACTGCAAAGTTGTCGCACAGGACCTCAGACCGAGCGAGGTCCGTGTCAAAGACATCATGAGCACTCCCCTGATCACCATCGATGCCGATATGACCGTGGGGGAAGCTGCGCACATGATGATCAGTCACCGGGTGCGGAGACTCCCGGTCGTTGACAACGGGAAGGTCACCGGCATCGTCACCGTCAGGGACCTCCTCGGCGTCGCCAACGAACTGAATGAGATCATGTCTGATCTCATCGTGATCAACCGGGAGGAGAGTTACACCATGGGCGTCTGTGACCGGTGCGGAAAGATGAGTGACGAACTGGTATCTCTCGACTCGATCATGCTGTGCAAGGAATGCAGGGAGGAGGAGCACTTGAGATGA
- a CDS encoding 30S ribosomal protein S13 — MDQEEEIKYFVRVRDTDLDGTKQVQIALTGINGVGRHAARIIAQQANVDSHAILGLMPDEEVERIREAVENYTATVPTWMLNRPVDIYTGKPRHLMASEVPLTLEEDINIMRKIRSYRGIRHETGQKVRGQRTKSTGRTGTTVGVKRKKN; from the coding sequence ATGGATCAAGAAGAAGAGATTAAGTACTTTGTTCGGGTCAGAGACACCGACCTGGACGGCACCAAACAGGTGCAGATTGCCCTGACCGGAATCAATGGTGTCGGCCGGCATGCGGCGCGCATCATCGCACAGCAGGCCAATGTAGATTCCCACGCCATCCTCGGCCTGATGCCGGACGAGGAAGTCGAGCGGATCCGCGAGGCCGTCGAGAACTACACCGCTACCGTCCCGACCTGGATGCTCAACCGTCCGGTCGACATCTACACCGGCAAGCCGCGGCACCTCATGGCGAGCGAGGTCCCCCTGACCCTTGAGGAAGACATCAATATCATGCGCAAGATCCGCTCATACCGCGGCATCCGCCATGAGACCGGGCAGAAGGTTCGCGGACAGCGCACGAAGTCCACCGGCAGGACCGGCACGACCGTCGGCGTGAAGAGGAAGAAGAACTGA
- a CDS encoding Zn-ribbon domain-containing protein, which translates to MPHKCTRCGREFEDGSIEILKGCPSCGGKKFLYIREARRHEDVLEEKTIPEIAEETEEEELEVREEAPRPVECYDRVESIRILGPGSYELNIEKLAQSDEMVLGHGEGKYSVDILSMNKRFRKQKK; encoded by the coding sequence ATGCCGCACAAGTGCACCAGATGCGGAAGGGAGTTCGAAGACGGTTCTATCGAGATCCTGAAGGGCTGTCCGAGCTGCGGGGGAAAGAAGTTCCTCTACATCAGGGAAGCGAGGCGGCACGAGGATGTGCTCGAGGAGAAGACAATCCCGGAGATCGCCGAGGAGACCGAGGAGGAGGAGCTCGAGGTCCGGGAGGAGGCGCCCAGACCGGTGGAATGCTATGACCGGGTGGAGTCGATCCGGATCCTGGGTCCGGGCTCCTATGAGCTGAACATCGAGAAACTCGCACAGAGCGATGAAATGGTCCTCGGCCATGGTGAGGGCAAATACAGCGTTGATATCCTTTCCATGAATAAAAGGTTCCGGAAACAGAAGAAATAA
- a CDS encoding CBS domain-containing protein — MMAEDVMSSPVQVVTPEDTAAHARNLMIKHKVSRILVMEGDRLAGILTKKDLVYRLRQTEPIWRRRPIDRIPVSILMTESPVTIGPETPVREIAALMLDRMVSGLPVVNEGSVIGIVTKSDILRSEAAGALKIPVTGLMEEPVTISRYHSLDHIIDLLSERDEKLIVVNNDGTLAGIITETNLAFFEYANETGGIPEKDIKMLRKEASGGRKSYRYVTEVSAIAEDVMTHPVLTAPPETTAAEAVGLMINHHINSVVIARGSEILGIVKRDNILQEVAK, encoded by the coding sequence ATGATGGCAGAGGATGTGATGTCATCCCCGGTACAGGTGGTGACGCCCGAGGATACCGCGGCCCATGCGAGGAACCTGATGATCAAACACAAGGTCTCCCGTATTCTGGTGATGGAGGGCGACCGCCTCGCCGGCATCCTCACCAAGAAGGACCTGGTATACCGCTTGCGGCAGACCGAACCGATCTGGCGGAGACGCCCCATCGACCGCATCCCTGTATCCATTCTGATGACAGAGTCGCCGGTCACCATCGGCCCGGAGACACCCGTCCGCGAGATCGCCGCACTCATGCTCGACCGCATGGTCAGTGGACTGCCGGTCGTCAATGAGGGCAGTGTCATCGGCATTGTCACCAAATCAGATATTCTCCGGTCCGAAGCCGCCGGCGCCCTGAAGATCCCGGTCACCGGGCTGATGGAGGAACCGGTGACGATCAGCAGATATCACTCGCTCGACCATATCATCGACCTGCTCTCTGAGCGGGACGAGAAGCTGATCGTCGTCAACAATGACGGCACACTTGCCGGGATCATCACCGAAACCAACCTGGCCTTCTTCGAGTACGCCAACGAGACCGGTGGCATCCCCGAAAAAGATATAAAAATGCTGAGAAAAGAAGCATCTGGTGGAAGGAAGTCATACAGATATGTAACAGAAGTTTCGGCCATCGCCGAGGACGTGATGACACATCCGGTCCTGACGGCCCCGCCGGAGACCACCGCCGCCGAGGCGGTGGGGCTGATGATCAACCACCACATCAACAGTGTGGTCATTGCACGCGGATCCGAGATCCTCGGTATCGTGAAAAGGGACAACATTCTACAGGAAGTGGCAAAATGA
- a CDS encoding 50S ribosomal protein L18e codes for MAQRTNQKTNPRLSHLIAMLKDTARENDAKIWRVIAQNLESPSKNYAEVNIGKINRYAQDGEIILVPGKVLGSGVLDQRVSVAALNFSESAISKITGLEGDCLTIEELVAKNPKGSSVRILR; via the coding sequence ATGGCACAGAGGACAAACCAGAAGACGAACCCCCGTCTCTCCCATCTCATCGCGATGCTCAAGGATACCGCACGCGAGAACGATGCGAAGATCTGGAGGGTCATCGCACAAAATCTGGAATCACCCAGCAAGAACTATGCTGAGGTAAACATTGGAAAGATCAACCGCTATGCACAGGATGGAGAGATCATCCTTGTGCCCGGCAAGGTGCTCGGAAGCGGTGTGCTCGACCAGCGGGTATCGGTGGCGGCACTGAACTTCTCGGAGTCGGCGATCAGCAAGATCACCGGACTCGAGGGCGACTGCCTGACCATCGAAGAGCTGGTGGCAAAGAACCCGAAGGGCTCGAGCGTGAGGATCCTGAGGTGA
- a CDS encoding CBS domain-containing protein, whose protein sequence is MKLARDMMVRIPSLTTGDLMTRARQVLRDDIFREVAITDPRGRYVGYIDITDALKVTDTKSNVLIEGFVREGAAVAPDAPLTTIASAIRIAGTDMAVVTDGNGIVLGGVMLSDIFPILCTREALRGTVADYMEHNPPVCAPDEHLGRVYARMVEGNKSAYIVMSGSTLTGVISRRDVLNTGRVRKSLESGGKIPVESVMITPAIAIEKDEEVSAAASMMVKHDLSQIPVMDGDTLVGIIDRHGVLNGLSAKE, encoded by the coding sequence ATGAAACTGGCCAGAGATATGATGGTGAGGATTCCGTCCCTCACCACAGGCGACCTGATGACCAGGGCGCGCCAGGTTCTGCGGGATGACATATTCCGCGAGGTCGCAATCACCGATCCCAGGGGCCGGTATGTCGGCTACATCGACATCACCGATGCCCTCAAAGTAACCGACACCAAGTCGAATGTCCTCATCGAGGGCTTCGTCAGAGAGGGGGCGGCGGTGGCGCCGGACGCCCCCCTCACCACAATCGCCAGCGCGATTCGCATCGCAGGCACCGACATGGCCGTCGTCACGGACGGGAACGGCATCGTGCTCGGGGGCGTTATGCTCTCCGACATCTTTCCGATCCTGTGCACGCGCGAGGCCCTCCGCGGGACCGTCGCGGATTATATGGAACATAACCCGCCTGTCTGCGCACCCGATGAACACCTCGGACGAGTGTATGCCCGGATGGTGGAGGGGAACAAATCAGCCTATATCGTCATGTCAGGATCGACCCTGACCGGAGTCATATCCCGGAGGGATGTCCTCAATACGGGGAGGGTACGGAAAAGCCTGGAGTCCGGCGGAAAAATTCCGGTGGAGAGTGTAATGATCACACCGGCGATCGCCATTGAAAAGGATGAGGAGGTCAGTGCAGCCGCCAGCATGATGGTGAAGCACGACCTCTCCCAGATCCCGGTGATGGACGGGGACACACTCGTCGGCATCATCGACAGGCACGGCGTGCTGAACGGACTCTCTGCAAAGGAATGA
- a CDS encoding DNA-directed RNA polymerase subunit N gives MIPVRCFTCGKVISSAWEEFKKRRDAGEDPKEILDDLGLERYCCRRMLLTHKETVDDVNPYQ, from the coding sequence ATGATCCCGGTTCGATGCTTTACATGCGGCAAGGTGATCTCCTCTGCATGGGAGGAGTTCAAGAAGCGGCGCGATGCCGGCGAGGATCCAAAGGAGATCCTCGACGATCTCGGTTTAGAGCGCTACTGTTGCAGGCGGATGCTGCTCACACACAAGGAGACTGTGGACGACGTCAATCCATACCAGTGA
- a CDS encoding DUF2073 domain-containing protein translates to MIQGVQIDFLSAERLDRLTMMEKIRLILDDVRSGTIVVLEKGLAPEEQSRLIELTMLEIKPDGFSGIELETYPARGGNEGLGGFFSRLVGKKSESRLTVIGPANQLKTLKKDEDLISAWVSSR, encoded by the coding sequence ATGATCCAGGGAGTACAGATAGATTTCCTCTCGGCCGAGAGACTGGACAGGCTGACGATGATGGAGAAGATCCGGCTGATCCTCGATGATGTGCGCTCAGGGACCATCGTGGTCCTGGAGAAGGGTCTTGCCCCCGAGGAGCAGAGCAGGCTGATCGAACTGACGATGCTGGAGATCAAACCGGACGGCTTTTCGGGGATCGAGCTCGAGACCTATCCTGCCCGGGGCGGAAACGAGGGTCTGGGTGGTTTCTTCTCCCGCCTCGTCGGGAAGAAGTCGGAGTCCCGCCTGACGGTGATCGGTCCGGCCAACCAGCTCAAGACCCTCAAGAAGGATGAGGACCTGATCAGCGCCTGGGTTTCGTCCCGGTGA
- a CDS encoding 30S ribosomal protein S4 encodes MGYPGKNHKQYSTPKRRFEKTRIEEEAKIIIEYGLRNKRELWKAQSVLRKYRKATREILALESAGTDPARAEAKKQQMINHLERYGLVSGEVDIDDILALRVEQELERRLQTMVYRKGLARSPKQARQFITHGHIAVNGRKVTIPGYLVPKSEEAGVDYYGPSPIAAESHAERARVVGR; translated from the coding sequence ATGGGATATCCAGGAAAGAACCACAAACAGTATTCCACCCCGAAGCGCCGGTTCGAAAAAACGCGCATTGAGGAGGAAGCAAAGATCATCATCGAATACGGTCTGCGAAACAAGCGGGAACTCTGGAAGGCCCAGAGCGTCCTTCGCAAATACCGCAAGGCCACCCGTGAGATCCTTGCCCTCGAGTCCGCCGGCACCGACCCTGCACGCGCCGAGGCCAAGAAGCAGCAGATGATCAACCACCTTGAGCGCTACGGCCTGGTCTCCGGCGAGGTCGATATCGACGACATCCTCGCCCTCCGCGTGGAGCAGGAGCTTGAACGCCGCCTTCAGACCATGGTCTACCGGAAAGGGCTTGCCCGTTCACCCAAGCAGGCCCGCCAGTTCATCACCCATGGCCATATCGCCGTCAATGGGCGAAAGGTCACCATTCCGGGCTACCTGGTGCCGAAAAGCGAAGAGGCAGGCGTCGACTACTACGGGCCGTCACCGATTGCGGCAGAGTCTCACGCTGAGCGCGCACGGGTTGTCGGGAGGTAA
- a CDS encoding 50S ribosomal protein L13 yields the protein MVTIIDADGMLLGRLASNVAKRSLQGEAFAIVNAEKAIVSGRRATVLAHYDVKRQRGSREGGPFFPRRPDHIVKRTIRGMLPYKRQRGAEAFKNVRVYVGVPVEFQGKEFETIESAGIERLNNPRYVTIGEISTSLGAKY from the coding sequence ATGGTGACGATTATTGATGCAGACGGAATGCTGCTCGGGCGGCTTGCAAGCAACGTCGCAAAGCGTTCACTTCAGGGAGAGGCATTCGCGATCGTGAACGCAGAGAAGGCAATCGTCTCGGGCAGGCGCGCCACGGTGCTGGCGCACTACGACGTCAAGCGCCAGCGGGGTTCCCGCGAGGGCGGTCCGTTCTTCCCGCGGCGGCCCGACCACATCGTAAAGCGCACGATCCGCGGCATGCTCCCGTACAAGCGCCAGCGTGGCGCCGAGGCGTTCAAGAACGTCAGGGTCTATGTCGGCGTTCCGGTGGAATTCCAGGGCAAGGAGTTCGAGACAATCGAGAGTGCCGGGATCGAACGGCTGAACAACCCGCGGTATGTGACGATCGGAGAGATCAGCACCTCACTCGGGGCGAAGTACTGA
- a CDS encoding CBS domain-containing protein, with amino-acid sequence MSEDTYIYIRDIMARPVTISKSAPITDALDRMLEEGVDPLIVTDNGGVIGTISRQAIADILGKKRNSDMPPTKIHVANSVSKDFTVAYPDQGIEILPALLQHAKIVVVFDEDHKLIGQVAYGDLLRVMQPSKEMTEVLDPIITINADERVVHLRRRMVDEGCSRFIVTDDNGPVGIVTETDVARSMRAFREVVESKHQDHRIRNLIVRDIMSSPLITADAARPVSEVIDLMLKKKISSIAIENGNGRLAGIITRSSLIQAM; translated from the coding sequence ATGAGCGAAGACACATACATCTATATCAGGGACATAATGGCCAGACCCGTCACCATCTCGAAGTCGGCACCGATCACCGACGCCCTCGACCGGATGCTCGAGGAGGGCGTCGACCCCCTGATCGTCACCGACAACGGCGGAGTGATCGGCACCATCTCCCGCCAGGCGATCGCGGACATCCTGGGCAAGAAGCGCAACTCCGATATGCCGCCGACAAAGATCCATGTCGCCAACAGTGTTTCAAAGGACTTCACCGTGGCATACCCGGACCAGGGGATCGAGATCCTGCCTGCCCTCCTGCAGCATGCAAAGATCGTGGTGGTCTTTGATGAGGACCACAAACTGATCGGGCAGGTGGCCTACGGCGACCTCCTGCGGGTCATGCAACCCTCCAAGGAGATGACGGAGGTGCTGGACCCGATCATCACCATCAACGCCGACGAGCGGGTCGTCCACCTGCGGCGCCGGATGGTGGACGAGGGCTGCTCCCGGTTTATCGTCACCGACGACAACGGCCCTGTCGGCATCGTGACCGAGACCGATGTGGCCAGGTCGATGCGGGCCTTCCGCGAGGTGGTGGAGAGCAAACACCAGGACCACCGGATCCGGAACCTGATCGTCCGTGACATCATGTCCTCACCGCTGATCACCGCCGATGCGGCCAGACCGGTCTCTGAGGTGATCGACCTGATGCTCAAGAAGAAGATCAGCTCGATTGCGATCGAGAATGGAAACGGCCGGCTTGCCGGCATCATCACGCGTTCGTCGCTGATCCAGGCGATGTAA